The following coding sequences lie in one Candidatus Nitrospira allomarina genomic window:
- a CDS encoding peptidase MA family metallohydrolase, producing MMGAASPQFIIEAPESLEPLAAHLTDSNPQALQHMMDFMGLEHPGLPIRVILAPKESPLAQEAPEWISGYAVSQTSTIVLLTDRSLTYPNDSLNEVFLHEISHILAHRAAGEQPLPRWFDEGLAMMAARRWDLEDRARLVWAMVSDTQVSLNELNTLFSKDETSVRRAYVLAYAFTRDLLEHTGQDTPKRILARIQQGMSFPEAFAQTTFMTLTEAEEQFWGRQTLWNRWIPVATSSGMVWLAITLLAFWAFTRQRKRAAAIKREWEEDDNDL from the coding sequence ATGATGGGAGCCGCCTCCCCCCAATTCATCATTGAAGCCCCAGAATCCTTGGAACCCTTAGCCGCCCACTTGACGGACAGCAACCCACAAGCTCTTCAGCATATGATGGACTTTATGGGACTTGAACATCCCGGACTTCCCATTCGAGTCATCCTGGCCCCAAAGGAATCGCCCCTTGCACAGGAAGCGCCGGAATGGATATCAGGTTACGCAGTCAGTCAGACTTCCACAATTGTGCTTCTCACTGACCGGAGTTTGACCTATCCGAATGATTCACTCAACGAAGTCTTCCTGCATGAAATCAGCCATATCCTGGCCCATCGGGCGGCAGGAGAACAGCCTTTGCCCCGATGGTTTGATGAGGGATTAGCGATGATGGCCGCCCGAAGGTGGGATTTGGAAGACCGAGCCCGATTAGTCTGGGCAATGGTCTCAGACACGCAAGTCTCCCTGAATGAACTCAATACGCTCTTCAGCAAGGACGAGACCTCTGTCCGACGGGCTTATGTGCTAGCTTACGCCTTTACGCGAGACCTCCTGGAACACACAGGCCAGGATACCCCCAAACGTATTCTGGCAAGAATCCAACAGGGCATGTCCTTTCCTGAAGCCTTTGCACAAACCACCTTCATGACACTCACAGAAGCAGAAGAGCAGTTCTGGGGTCGGCAAACCCTTTGGAATCGCTGGATCCCTGTGGCCACCAGTTCCGGAATGGTTTGGCTCGCGATCACCCTCCTGGCCTTTTGGGCATTTACCAGACAGCGGAAGCGAGCCGCAGCCATCAAGAGAGAATGGGAAGAAGATGACAATGATCTCTGA
- a CDS encoding type II toxin-antitoxin system RelE family toxin — MAWYRVTYQPSILDDLQSTDQGMAQRLLDKTKWLASNVANLRHEPLHEDLPGLVQYAVGDWRILYSIDPDEHVVHIHRIATRRKLYANRTVPQDS; from the coding sequence ATGGCCTGGTATCGCGTCACCTATCAACCTTCAATCCTGGACGACCTTCAATCAACCGACCAGGGTATGGCCCAGCGCCTGTTGGATAAGACCAAGTGGTTGGCCTCGAATGTCGCCAACCTTCGACATGAACCCCTGCATGAGGATCTTCCCGGTCTCGTCCAATACGCCGTGGGAGACTGGCGCATTCTCTACTCCATCGACCCGGACGAGCATGTCGTCCACATCCATCGAATTGCGACCAGGCGAAAACTGTACGCCAATCGCACCGTACCTCAGGACTCATGA
- the aepX gene encoding phosphoenolpyruvate mutase has product MPSEPQPPKSTQFKKLLLSPQLEFICEAHNGLSAKIVEEAGFHGIWASGLSISAQFGVRDNNEASWTQVLDNLEFMSDAARIPILLDGDTGYGNFNNMQRLIRKLEQRHIAAVCIEDKLFPKTNSFLKGDTQPMADMEEFCGKIKAGKDAQSDPDFCIIARVEAFICGWGLAEALRRAEAYRQAGADGILIHSALAVPDEILSFKREWSNRSPVVIVPTKYYSTPTDVFRQHGFSMVIWANHMLRAAVATMQTTARVLKEHENLLFIEDNIVPVSEVFRLQGADELMEAEQRYLPKSADRASAIVLAASRGDELGDLTEDKPKTMVNIRGVPLLAHIVDAYNSVGIKDILVVRGYKKEAVNLPNLTYVDNDAFAETGELNSLLKALQSKEARFHDTIVSYGDVLFNTYIPQALLQTKDDFVIFVDSHWQEKTSYTRLGGFAECTAPNSRKAFNAQIHLKQLGRSVPSDMIHGVWMGFFKVSAQGVTQLHEILTELLADPDHRKAGMAVLFQELLRRNYPIRVLYTVGHWLDINSLDDVVEAGSF; this is encoded by the coding sequence ATGCCAAGCGAACCCCAGCCGCCAAAATCCACGCAATTCAAAAAGCTCCTCTTGTCCCCCCAGCTTGAATTTATCTGCGAGGCTCACAATGGGCTTAGCGCCAAGATCGTGGAAGAAGCAGGATTCCATGGCATCTGGGCCAGCGGACTCTCAATTTCGGCTCAATTCGGCGTGCGAGATAACAACGAGGCCAGTTGGACCCAGGTCCTGGACAATCTGGAATTTATGTCTGACGCGGCCCGCATTCCGATTCTCCTCGATGGAGATACGGGATACGGCAACTTCAATAATATGCAACGTCTCATTCGCAAACTCGAACAACGGCATATTGCGGCCGTGTGCATTGAAGACAAGTTGTTTCCGAAGACGAATAGCTTTCTCAAGGGTGACACACAGCCCATGGCCGACATGGAAGAATTTTGTGGAAAAATCAAAGCCGGTAAAGATGCGCAATCCGATCCGGATTTCTGCATCATCGCCCGGGTGGAAGCGTTCATCTGTGGATGGGGACTGGCGGAAGCCTTGCGACGGGCAGAGGCGTATCGCCAGGCCGGGGCGGATGGCATTCTGATTCACAGTGCGCTGGCGGTGCCGGATGAGATTTTGTCGTTTAAGCGGGAATGGAGCAATCGTTCACCCGTGGTGATTGTGCCGACAAAATATTATTCCACTCCCACTGATGTGTTCCGGCAGCATGGCTTTTCCATGGTGATTTGGGCCAATCACATGCTCCGCGCCGCAGTCGCCACCATGCAAACGACCGCCCGAGTTCTGAAGGAACACGAAAATCTTTTATTCATTGAGGATAACATTGTGCCGGTCTCTGAGGTTTTTCGTCTGCAAGGTGCAGATGAACTTATGGAAGCCGAGCAACGGTACCTTCCTAAAAGTGCCGACCGCGCATCGGCTATTGTCCTCGCCGCTTCCCGTGGGGATGAGTTAGGGGACCTCACCGAAGACAAACCAAAAACCATGGTGAATATTCGTGGTGTTCCCCTCCTTGCTCATATCGTTGACGCCTACAACAGTGTGGGCATCAAGGACATTCTTGTGGTCCGGGGGTATAAAAAAGAAGCCGTCAATCTTCCCAATTTGACTTATGTCGATAACGATGCCTTCGCGGAAACGGGAGAATTAAATTCCTTATTGAAAGCGCTTCAATCAAAAGAAGCCCGATTCCACGACACCATCGTGTCCTATGGCGATGTTTTGTTTAACACGTACATTCCTCAGGCATTGCTGCAAACCAAAGATGACTTTGTCATTTTTGTGGATAGCCACTGGCAGGAAAAAACGAGTTACACGAGGCTTGGTGGATTTGCTGAATGTACCGCTCCAAATTCCCGAAAGGCCTTTAACGCCCAGATTCATCTCAAGCAATTAGGCAGGTCAGTGCCTTCGGACATGATTCATGGCGTATGGATGGGGTTTTTTAAAGTCTCGGCTCAAGGTGTCACACAATTGCATGAGATCCTTACCGAACTGCTTGCCGACCCGGATCACAGGAAAGCAGGAATGGCCGTCCTGTTCCAGGAGTTATTACGAAGAAACTATCCGATTCGGGTGCTCTACACCGTCGGACATTGGCTGGACATTAACAGCCTCGATGATGTTGTCGAAGCTGGAAGTTTCTAA
- a CDS encoding peptidylprolyl isomerase — translation MAKARARHILVSTEEACKNLKTQIEGGGDFAAAAKEHSTCPSGKQGGDLGEFGPGQMVKEFDEVVFSGELGKVHGPVKTQFGYHLLEITSRTS, via the coding sequence ATGGCGAAAGCGCGCGCCCGTCACATTTTGGTTTCAACAGAAGAAGCATGCAAAAACTTAAAAACACAAATTGAGGGTGGTGGAGATTTTGCTGCCGCCGCGAAGGAACATTCCACCTGTCCATCGGGCAAACAAGGTGGCGATCTGGGCGAGTTCGGCCCGGGTCAAATGGTTAAAGAATTTGATGAGGTTGTGTTCAGCGGGGAACTCGGCAAGGTCCACGGCCCGGTCAAAACCCAGTTTGGTTATCATCTTCTTGAGATTACCAGCCGCACTTCATAA
- a CDS encoding YajD family HNH nuclease, with the protein MGNAYRGRHKLRRLQKPAVDKPIDEILKGLRPKPSASSNSSYREQSLNIHGLICAKCAREFDLKNRHLLTVHHKDGNHHNNPPDGSNWENLCVYCHDDEHSRGILGDYLRKAKEDKA; encoded by the coding sequence ATGGGGAATGCATACCGGGGTCGTCACAAACTGCGACGGCTCCAAAAACCTGCCGTCGACAAACCCATTGACGAAATCCTCAAAGGACTGCGACCCAAGCCTTCGGCCTCGAGCAACAGCTCCTATCGGGAACAGTCACTGAACATTCACGGGCTCATTTGTGCCAAATGCGCCAGAGAATTCGACCTCAAGAACAGACATCTGCTCACGGTACACCATAAGGACGGCAATCACCACAACAATCCACCGGACGGATCGAACTGGGAGAACCTCTGCGTCTACTGCCACGATGATGAACACAGCCGGGGAATCCTAGGTGATTATTTGCGCAAGGCGAAAGAGGACAAGGCATAG
- a CDS encoding YchJ family protein: protein MQCPCQSGKTFKQCCEPLITGVKQAETAEQLMRARYSAYTQVQMDFIEKTHDPKTKHDIDLEANRKWAETTKWTGLEILATKRGGIEDEAGLVEFKATFETEEGPQIHHELSEFRKHKGTWYFTDGKSPGVQTVVRSEAKIGRNDPCPCGSGKKYKKCCGSA, encoded by the coding sequence ATGCAGTGTCCGTGTCAGAGCGGAAAGACCTTCAAGCAATGCTGTGAGCCCCTCATCACCGGAGTGAAACAGGCAGAAACTGCCGAACAACTTATGCGGGCCAGATATTCGGCCTATACGCAAGTCCAGATGGATTTCATCGAAAAGACCCATGACCCGAAAACCAAACACGACATTGACCTTGAGGCCAATCGCAAGTGGGCAGAAACCACCAAATGGACGGGGTTAGAAATTCTGGCGACGAAACGGGGTGGAATAGAAGACGAAGCGGGCCTCGTCGAATTCAAAGCCACATTTGAGACCGAAGAAGGCCCTCAAATCCATCATGAACTAAGCGAGTTTCGGAAACATAAGGGGACCTGGTATTTCACCGACGGAAAAAGTCCTGGAGTTCAGACCGTCGTGCGTAGCGAGGCCAAGATTGGACGGAACGATCCGTGCCCTTGCGGCAGCGGGAAAAAGTATAAAAAATGCTGTGGAAGCGCCTGA
- a CDS encoding FG-GAP-like repeat-containing protein, with product MKHINQMVTTGTIVLMLVLLAPMTYGAETARVSVSTGNLQGNNNSFLPDLNENGRFVTYYSLSTNLVPGDTNGVRDIFVYDRQTQQTTRVSVATNGGQANGESLEPAISANGRYVAFRSAATNLVPGDTNGTIDVFVHDRQTGITSRVSVATGGGQSNNNSFSPVLSADGRFVAFHSFANNLVPGDTNGVLDVFVHDRQTGTTTRVSVATGAIQGNNTSRAGFLSANGGLVAFESDATNLVPGDTNGVRDLFIHDRQTRVTARVSVATGGGQVNGESVDAELSADGRYVTFQSDATNLVAGDTNGVGDVFVHDRQTNTTTRVSVASGGLQGGGESSEGTISGDGRFVAFLSFATNLVPGDTNGEGDVFVHDRQTNTTTRMSVTTGGVQGNDFSCNPAISQDGRIVGFFSDSTNLVPGDTNAIRDIFIHNRTVNFDLDGDGKADIVWRNINNGSTAIWFMNGTAIAFPSFPGGVPPAWEITGIGDVNADGKADVVWRNSTSGTVAVWLMNGNTIASVGFPGTVPTGWVLEQLGDVDGNGTADLVWRNINSKVVVVWLMNGATIAQSKSLGGVPGEWKIVGMGDVNADRKADIIWRNSNSGAVAVWLMNGLSVLSIGVPGSASLVFEVAGVGDVDGNGTADVIWRNTGTGGVAFWLMNGLTLGSTGALAGKALEWDIAQVSDRDGSGKVDLTWFNTDTGEVEVWLMNGVTVGSTGSPGTTSPSWEIQ from the coding sequence ATGAAACATATCAACCAAATGGTCACGACGGGCACAATCGTCCTCATGCTCGTATTGCTTGCACCCATGACCTATGGGGCGGAGACGGCCCGAGTCAGTGTCAGCACTGGAAATTTGCAGGGCAATAACAATAGTTTTCTTCCGGACCTTAATGAAAATGGCCGGTTTGTTACCTACTATTCCTTGTCGACCAATCTGGTGCCCGGTGATACCAACGGGGTACGAGATATATTCGTGTACGATCGGCAAACCCAGCAAACTACGCGCGTGAGCGTGGCGACAAACGGAGGGCAGGCCAATGGCGAGAGCCTTGAGCCGGCCATAAGCGCCAATGGGCGTTATGTGGCATTTCGGTCGGCTGCCACGAACCTGGTTCCGGGGGATACCAATGGCACCATTGATGTGTTCGTCCATGATCGACAGACAGGCATCACGAGCCGGGTCAGTGTTGCGACGGGTGGGGGACAGTCCAATAACAATAGTTTTTCACCAGTCCTGAGTGCTGACGGCAGATTTGTGGCGTTCCACTCCTTTGCGAACAACCTGGTGCCGGGCGACACCAATGGAGTGTTAGATGTGTTCGTTCATGATCGGCAAACGGGGACGACGACGCGCGTGAGTGTGGCCACAGGCGCAATCCAGGGGAATAATACCAGTCGAGCGGGGTTTCTCAGTGCAAATGGTGGTTTGGTTGCGTTTGAATCGGATGCGACTAACCTGGTCCCGGGTGATACCAATGGTGTGCGAGATCTGTTCATTCATGATCGGCAAACAAGAGTGACGGCGCGTGTGAGTGTGGCCACAGGCGGAGGGCAGGTCAATGGTGAGAGTGTGGATGCCGAATTGAGTGCGGATGGTCGCTATGTCACCTTTCAATCGGATGCGACGAATCTCGTTGCTGGCGATACCAATGGAGTGGGTGATGTGTTTGTCCATGACCGTCAAACGAACACCACCACCCGCGTGAGTGTGGCAAGTGGTGGTCTCCAAGGAGGAGGAGAGAGCTCAGAGGGGACCATCAGCGGGGATGGACGATTCGTGGCTTTTCTTTCTTTTGCTACCAATCTCGTTCCGGGCGACACGAATGGAGAGGGTGATGTGTTTGTGCATGATCGTCAGACCAACACGACCACCAGAATGAGTGTGACGACTGGAGGCGTGCAAGGCAATGATTTTAGTTGTAATCCTGCAATCAGTCAGGATGGTCGGATCGTTGGTTTTTTCTCGGATTCAACCAACCTTGTTCCGGGAGATACGAATGCAATCCGGGATATTTTTATTCATAATCGCACGGTGAATTTTGATTTGGATGGAGATGGCAAGGCTGACATCGTGTGGCGCAATATCAATAATGGCAGCACGGCCATTTGGTTTATGAATGGGACGGCAATTGCTTTCCCGAGTTTTCCTGGCGGCGTCCCTCCGGCTTGGGAGATTACCGGTATCGGCGATGTGAATGCGGATGGTAAGGCTGATGTGGTTTGGCGCAATAGCACCAGTGGTACGGTGGCGGTGTGGTTAATGAACGGGAATACCATCGCTTCGGTAGGATTCCCGGGCACGGTTCCTACTGGTTGGGTGCTTGAGCAACTTGGAGATGTGGACGGAAATGGCACGGCAGACCTGGTTTGGCGAAACATTAATAGCAAGGTGGTTGTCGTGTGGCTGATGAATGGAGCGACCATTGCCCAATCCAAATCGCTCGGTGGTGTTCCGGGTGAGTGGAAGATTGTCGGAATGGGCGATGTCAATGCCGATCGCAAAGCCGATATCATTTGGCGGAATAGCAACAGTGGGGCAGTAGCCGTATGGTTAATGAACGGTCTCTCGGTCCTGTCGATCGGAGTCCCAGGGAGTGCCAGCTTGGTTTTTGAGGTGGCTGGGGTGGGGGATGTTGATGGGAATGGGACCGCTGATGTGATCTGGCGCAATACCGGAACCGGTGGGGTGGCATTCTGGCTGATGAATGGGCTCACTCTTGGCAGCACGGGTGCCTTGGCGGGCAAGGCCTTGGAATGGGACATTGCCCAGGTCAGTGATCGGGACGGTAGCGGAAAAGTAGATTTGACCTGGTTCAATACCGATACCGGTGAGGTCGAGGTGTGGTTGATGAATGGGGTCACGGTCGGCTCAACAGGTTCACCAGGGACCACCTCTCCGAGCTGGGAGATACAATAG
- a CDS encoding DUF4112 domain-containing protein, protein MVRNSRKFELAKHLAEILDRRFTIPGTSIRIGLDPILGLIPGVGDALAGLAGSVILVVAAQSQLPRIVLIRMSLNIAINSVVGAIPILGDLFSVWFKSNVKNVELLERYAVGDRPSSTTGDWVFVIGLLLVVALVIAGTVVGILWLLMRIWEILQGMQ, encoded by the coding sequence ATGGTGAGAAACTCCCGAAAATTTGAACTGGCCAAACACCTGGCGGAAATATTAGACCGGCGTTTTACGATTCCCGGAACCTCAATTCGTATCGGGTTAGATCCGATCCTTGGGCTGATTCCAGGTGTGGGCGATGCCCTCGCAGGTCTGGCTGGATCAGTTATTCTAGTCGTGGCGGCTCAATCCCAACTTCCTAGAATCGTCCTTATCCGTATGAGTCTCAATATTGCCATTAATAGCGTGGTCGGGGCCATTCCCATTCTCGGTGATTTGTTCTCTGTCTGGTTTAAAAGTAATGTGAAAAATGTAGAGTTGTTGGAGCGATATGCTGTTGGAGATCGTCCAAGCTCCACTACAGGGGATTGGGTTTTCGTAATAGGGTTATTGTTAGTCGTGGCTTTGGTGATTGCCGGAACGGTGGTAGGAATCCTCTGGCTTCTTATGCGAATCTGGGAAATCCTGCAAGGCATGCAATAA